The region CGTGCCGCGCCGCCGCAGTTCGTTGACCACGGCGAACCACATCTGGTTGTTCTTCAGCCCCCAGCGGGGGGCGACGCAGATCGCCAGCGGCGCCGAGCCGTACAGCCGCTGCACCGTGACGTGGGGCGGCAGCCGCTCCAGGAAATCGGCGGCCGCGGCCACGTACCGCTCCAGGGTGAGCGGCACGAATTCGCCCCGGCGGTACATGGCGGCCAGCTCAGTCCCCTCCACGGCGTGGAGCTGGTGGAGCTTGACCGAATCGATGGGGAGGGAGGCGATCAGGTCGGCGCTTTTGAGGAATTCCTCCCGGCGCTCCCCGGGAAAGCCGTAGATCAGATGGGCGCAGATGTCGAAATTCCGCCCCGCCGCCCGCCGCACGGCCGTGCAGAAATCGTCCACCGTGTGGCCGCGGTTGATCCGCTCCAGGATGGTGTCGTCCCGGGATTGCAGCCCCAACTCCAGGCAGACGTAGCGTTCGCGGGCGATCTCCGTCAAAAGCTCCAGCGCCCCGTCGGTCAGGGAGTCGGGCCGGGTGCCGACCGAGAGGCCGATGACGTCGGGATGGGCCAGGGCGCGGCGGTAGAGGTCGGCCAGCAGCTCCACGGAGGCGTAGGTGTTGGTGTATTTCTGGAAATAGACGATGAACTTCCCGGAGCCGAGACGCCGCCGATGGTAGGCCATACCCGCCGCGAGCTGTTCTTCCAGGGGGATGACCGGCTGGGTGTCCTTGGGGGAAAAGGAGACGTTGTTGCAGTAGATGCAGCCGCCGGTCCCCTTGCTGCCGTCCCGGTTGGGACAGGTGAAGCCGGCATCCACGTTGACCTTGCTGACCCGGCAGCCGAAGCGCCGCCGCAGGTAATGGCCG is a window of Geobacter sp. FeAm09 DNA encoding:
- a CDS encoding TIGR01212 family radical SAM protein (This family includes YhcC from E. coli K-12, an uncharacterized radical SAM protein.); the encoded protein is MPTAIHHELRINSYGHYLRRRFGCRVSKVNVDAGFTCPNRDGSKGTGGCIYCNNVSFSPKDTQPVIPLEEQLAAGMAYHRRRLGSGKFIVYFQKYTNTYASVELLADLYRRALAHPDVIGLSVGTRPDSLTDGALELLTEIARERYVCLELGLQSRDDTILERINRGHTVDDFCTAVRRAAGRNFDICAHLIYGFPGERREEFLKSADLIASLPIDSVKLHQLHAVEGTELAAMYRRGEFVPLTLERYVAAAADFLERLPPHVTVQRLYGSAPLAICVAPRWGLKNNQMWFAVVNELRRRGTWQGCLAG